One window from the genome of Salvelinus namaycush isolate Seneca chromosome 19, SaNama_1.0, whole genome shotgun sequence encodes:
- the LOC120064406 gene encoding cordon-bleu protein-like 1 isoform X1: MKVDSCSEGQGHSCPRDLVKPMQLDMEENGSQGTPRRRRLSGSRVSTKSKAPSPPVSVKGLEGAGLSQRHSVSGYPLMTMDQKENLLEQDLTLVVVLPGGVEKTATVHGSKPMMDLLVMLCAKYHLNPSGHTIELVTTNRNHIKFKPNALIGALEAEKVLLKPKGMEEKSKKPGPQMPEATVRLVINYKKTQKTILRVSPRVPLEDLLPAICEKCEFERQSTLLLRDAQSEDPLDLTCSLNDFAIREVYARDTKAMYSADVPASPTTPTHQGHLDTIPPSKDKMQKEKENKGLFSLFRRSKKKPEQGMTASAPASPVFPSRPRPLSMSSLSAHSSTFNCSTMPSDMPKKRRAPLPPMLVSQSCPSDLSHRQRFISASEPETQTDGDQMTTGLSRSTESSLKRTKRKAPPPPASPGVVVQDETLLDRGGQPTTLEEIVEQEETTASVILDSMSDVQEDDSSLNLSTADISVDSERTEGLSPSPDAPHAEMETSPPSESECPAGEDQSCDLSSDGKLVHSMVNNAECTVPMLSVGMDTSETEDAESPPCQAEEINGQTGLPCEDSTTQDGAKGECSTESSPTISPPAAQPVTQSTGTQASDQLDTDPCCDERPVATSTPCLPAKASTSGAVGQKRDMSTSTEELLTTAEPITPALSPSSAAHQGQTSTQNAPAPPKPSNELTRDYIPKVGMTTYTIVPQKTLEKLRYFEVELTLESPHVALEKEVDIGSLELKDRTTQAEQLQVRTEQTELLSTVPREDSQSQQVHSTTTSESTVNGNLIESIHSPSTPTTIILARDDKIPSPASGGDQAGSIAEVKEMKIPPATKPKPGSFRLPQHKRTPGFYVTSAAVKSLSASPDAGQREAPGSLVAAAAGQALQPVGGSFPPPPPPVQWDEETSEGAEIVEVELRPKEEESRCVPPPRPSPVRAPPSPGLSLEKLRSFTAPKPYSPTTPSRFAQAVSSAVKRSQSLSTGSTSPSPCSPPFYPITSSFLVKDPKGTDGDKEPDILPSSLSVPEPRKEE, encoded by the exons AGTGTCAACCAAAAGCAAGGCACCCTCTCCCCCAGTATCAGTGAAGGGTCTGGAAGGTGCAGGCCTCTCCCAGAGACACTCCGTATCAGGATATCCTCTGATGACCATGGACCAGAAGGAGAACCTACTTGAACAGGACCTGACTCTGGTTGTGGTTCTGCCAGGCGGAGTGGAGAAGACGGCCACTGTCCATGGCAG CAAGCCTATGATGGATTTGTTAGTCATGCTTTGTGCCAAGTACCACCTGAACCCATCAGGCCACACTATAGAGCTCGTCACCACCAACAGAAACCACATCAAGTTCAAACCCAACGCTTTAATCGGGGCCCTAGAGGCAGAGAAGGTTTTGCTCAAGCCCAAAGGAATGGAGGAAAAGAGTAAGAAGCCTGGCCCTCAGATGCCAGAG GCAACTGTCCGTCTGGTAATAAACTATAAAAAGACCCAGAAGACTATACTAAGAGTCAGCCCTCGAGTCCCCCTTGAAGACCTCTTACCAGCTATTTGTGAGAAATGTGAATTTGAGCGACAGAGCACACTTTTATTGAGAGATGCCCAATCTGAGGATCCTTTGGATTTGACCTGTTCTCTCAATGATTTTGCAATAAGGGAGGTTTATGCAAGAGACACAAAAG CTATGTACTCAGCAGATGTACCTGCCTCACCTACTACACCAACTCACCAAGGTCATCTAG ATACCATTCCACCCAGCAAAGATAAAATGCAGAAGGAGAAAGAAAACAAGGGATTGTTCAGTCTATTCAGGAGAAGTAAGAAGAAACCTGAGCAG GGAATGACTGCCAGTGCCCCGGCGTCCCCAGTCTTCCCTAGCAGGCCTCGACCTCTCAGCATGAGCTCACTCAGTGCCCACTCCTCCACATTCAACTGCAGCACCATGCCTTCTGACATGCCAAAGAAGAGACGGGCCCCTCTGCCCCCCATGCTGGTGTCCCAGAGCTGCCCCTCTGACCTCAGCCATCGCCAGAGGTTCATCTCCGCCTCGGAGCCCGAAACCCAAACGGATGGTGACCAG ATGACGACTGGTCTGAGTCGCAGCACAGAGTCTTCATTGAAGAGGACAAAGCGCAAGGCTCCTCCACCCCCCGCATCTCCTGGAGTGGTTGTCCAAGATGAAACTTTGCTAGATAGAG GTGGCCAACCTACTACACTGGAAGAGATCGTGGAGCAGGAGGAGACCACTGCCTCTGTGATCCTAGACTCTATGAGTGATGTCCAGGAGGACGACAGCAGCCTCAACCTGTCAACAGCAGACATCTCCGTGGACTCTGAGAGAACCGAGGGTCTCTCTCCATCCCCGGACGCCCCACATGCTGAGATGGAGACCTCCCCACCGTCTGAGAGCGAGTGCCCAGCGGGGGAAGATCAATCTTGTGATCTGTCCTCAGATGGCAA ACTAGTGCACAGCATGGTGAACAACGCTGAGTGCACGGTTCCCATGCTGAGTGTGGGGATGGACACATCTGAAACAGAAGATGCTG AAAGCCCTCCATGCCAAGCAGAGGAAATAAATGGACAGACAGGTTTGCCATGTGAAGATTCCACAACACAAGATGGGGCCAAAGGTGAATGTAGTACTGAGAGCTCTCCTACTATCAGCCCACCAGCAGCCCAGCCAGTGACACAGAGCACAGGAACACAGGCCTCCGATCAGCTGGACACTGACCCCTGCTGTGATGAACGACCAGTGGCCACCAGCACCCCCTGTCTCCCTGCCAAAGCCTCTACCTCTGGAGCGGTGGGCCAGAAGAGGGACATGTCCACATCCACAGAGGAGCTGCTGACCACTGCTGAACCCATCACACCTGCCTTATCTCCTTCCTCAGCAGCCCATCAGGGCCAAACATCCACTCAAAATGCCCCGGCCCCACCGAAGCCATCCAATGAGCTGACCAGGGATTACATCCCCAAGGTGGGGATGACTACGTACACTATCGTGCCTCAGAAGACCCTGGAGAAACTGAGATACTTTGAGGTGGAGCTAACGTTGGAGTCCCCTCATGTGGCTCTAGAGAAGGAAGTAGATATTGGTTCACTTGAACTCAAAGACCGCACTACACAGGCTGAGCAGTTACaggtcagaacagaacagacagagctGCTGTCTACTGTACCTAGGGAAGACTCTCAGTCTCAGCAAGTCCACAGCACTACTACTAGTGAGAGCACTGTAAATGGCAACCTGATCGAGTCTATTCACTCCCCCTCAACACCGACAACAATAATTCTTGCAAGAGATGACAAGATTCCATCCCCTGCTAGTGGTGGAGACCAAGCAGGCTCAATAGCAGAGGTCAAGGAGATGAAAATTCCACCCGCAACTAAACCCAAGCCTGGCTCGTTCCGCTTGCCACAGCACAAAAGAACACCTGGGTTTTACGttacctcggctgcagtgaaaaGTTTGAGTGCCAGTCCTGACGCTGGCCAGAGGGAGGCTCCAGGCAGTctagtggcagcagcagcagggcaGGCCCTGCAGCCAGTAGGGGGCAgctttccccctcctcctcctccggtGCAGTGGGACGAGGAGACATCAGAGGGCGCTGAGATAGTTGAGGTGGAGCTGAGGCCAAAGGAGGAAGAGAGCAGATGTGTGCCCCCTCCACGGCCCAGTCCCGTCAGGGCGCCCCCATCCCCAGGACTGAGCCTGGAGAAGCTGAGGAGTTTTACTGCTCCCAAACCCTACTCTCCTACTACCCCATCCCGCTTTGCCCAAGCTGTGTCTTCGGCGGTCAAAAGGTCCCAGTCCTTATCCACTGGGTCCACCTCACCATCTCCTTGCTCGCCACCATTCTACCCAATCACAAGCAGCTTTTTAGTTAAAGATCCTAAAGGAACAGATGGGGATAAG gAGCCCGATATCCTGCCCTCGAGTCTGTCAGTGCCTGAGCCCAGGAAAGAGGAATAA
- the LOC120064406 gene encoding cordon-bleu protein-like 1 isoform X2 codes for MTMDQKENLLEQDLTLVVVLPGGVEKTATVHGSKPMMDLLVMLCAKYHLNPSGHTIELVTTNRNHIKFKPNALIGALEAEKVLLKPKGMEEKSKKPGPQMPEATVRLVINYKKTQKTILRVSPRVPLEDLLPAICEKCEFERQSTLLLRDAQSEDPLDLTCSLNDFAIREVYARDTKAMYSADVPASPTTPTHQGHLDTIPPSKDKMQKEKENKGLFSLFRRSKKKPEQGMTASAPASPVFPSRPRPLSMSSLSAHSSTFNCSTMPSDMPKKRRAPLPPMLVSQSCPSDLSHRQRFISASEPETQTDGDQMTTGLSRSTESSLKRTKRKAPPPPASPGVVVQDETLLDRGGQPTTLEEIVEQEETTASVILDSMSDVQEDDSSLNLSTADISVDSERTEGLSPSPDAPHAEMETSPPSESECPAGEDQSCDLSSDGKLVHSMVNNAECTVPMLSVGMDTSETEDAESPPCQAEEINGQTGLPCEDSTTQDGAKGECSTESSPTISPPAAQPVTQSTGTQASDQLDTDPCCDERPVATSTPCLPAKASTSGAVGQKRDMSTSTEELLTTAEPITPALSPSSAAHQGQTSTQNAPAPPKPSNELTRDYIPKVGMTTYTIVPQKTLEKLRYFEVELTLESPHVALEKEVDIGSLELKDRTTQAEQLQVRTEQTELLSTVPREDSQSQQVHSTTTSESTVNGNLIESIHSPSTPTTIILARDDKIPSPASGGDQAGSIAEVKEMKIPPATKPKPGSFRLPQHKRTPGFYVTSAAVKSLSASPDAGQREAPGSLVAAAAGQALQPVGGSFPPPPPPVQWDEETSEGAEIVEVELRPKEEESRCVPPPRPSPVRAPPSPGLSLEKLRSFTAPKPYSPTTPSRFAQAVSSAVKRSQSLSTGSTSPSPCSPPFYPITSSFLVKDPKGTDGDKEPDILPSSLSVPEPRKEE; via the exons ATGACCATGGACCAGAAGGAGAACCTACTTGAACAGGACCTGACTCTGGTTGTGGTTCTGCCAGGCGGAGTGGAGAAGACGGCCACTGTCCATGGCAG CAAGCCTATGATGGATTTGTTAGTCATGCTTTGTGCCAAGTACCACCTGAACCCATCAGGCCACACTATAGAGCTCGTCACCACCAACAGAAACCACATCAAGTTCAAACCCAACGCTTTAATCGGGGCCCTAGAGGCAGAGAAGGTTTTGCTCAAGCCCAAAGGAATGGAGGAAAAGAGTAAGAAGCCTGGCCCTCAGATGCCAGAG GCAACTGTCCGTCTGGTAATAAACTATAAAAAGACCCAGAAGACTATACTAAGAGTCAGCCCTCGAGTCCCCCTTGAAGACCTCTTACCAGCTATTTGTGAGAAATGTGAATTTGAGCGACAGAGCACACTTTTATTGAGAGATGCCCAATCTGAGGATCCTTTGGATTTGACCTGTTCTCTCAATGATTTTGCAATAAGGGAGGTTTATGCAAGAGACACAAAAG CTATGTACTCAGCAGATGTACCTGCCTCACCTACTACACCAACTCACCAAGGTCATCTAG ATACCATTCCACCCAGCAAAGATAAAATGCAGAAGGAGAAAGAAAACAAGGGATTGTTCAGTCTATTCAGGAGAAGTAAGAAGAAACCTGAGCAG GGAATGACTGCCAGTGCCCCGGCGTCCCCAGTCTTCCCTAGCAGGCCTCGACCTCTCAGCATGAGCTCACTCAGTGCCCACTCCTCCACATTCAACTGCAGCACCATGCCTTCTGACATGCCAAAGAAGAGACGGGCCCCTCTGCCCCCCATGCTGGTGTCCCAGAGCTGCCCCTCTGACCTCAGCCATCGCCAGAGGTTCATCTCCGCCTCGGAGCCCGAAACCCAAACGGATGGTGACCAG ATGACGACTGGTCTGAGTCGCAGCACAGAGTCTTCATTGAAGAGGACAAAGCGCAAGGCTCCTCCACCCCCCGCATCTCCTGGAGTGGTTGTCCAAGATGAAACTTTGCTAGATAGAG GTGGCCAACCTACTACACTGGAAGAGATCGTGGAGCAGGAGGAGACCACTGCCTCTGTGATCCTAGACTCTATGAGTGATGTCCAGGAGGACGACAGCAGCCTCAACCTGTCAACAGCAGACATCTCCGTGGACTCTGAGAGAACCGAGGGTCTCTCTCCATCCCCGGACGCCCCACATGCTGAGATGGAGACCTCCCCACCGTCTGAGAGCGAGTGCCCAGCGGGGGAAGATCAATCTTGTGATCTGTCCTCAGATGGCAA ACTAGTGCACAGCATGGTGAACAACGCTGAGTGCACGGTTCCCATGCTGAGTGTGGGGATGGACACATCTGAAACAGAAGATGCTG AAAGCCCTCCATGCCAAGCAGAGGAAATAAATGGACAGACAGGTTTGCCATGTGAAGATTCCACAACACAAGATGGGGCCAAAGGTGAATGTAGTACTGAGAGCTCTCCTACTATCAGCCCACCAGCAGCCCAGCCAGTGACACAGAGCACAGGAACACAGGCCTCCGATCAGCTGGACACTGACCCCTGCTGTGATGAACGACCAGTGGCCACCAGCACCCCCTGTCTCCCTGCCAAAGCCTCTACCTCTGGAGCGGTGGGCCAGAAGAGGGACATGTCCACATCCACAGAGGAGCTGCTGACCACTGCTGAACCCATCACACCTGCCTTATCTCCTTCCTCAGCAGCCCATCAGGGCCAAACATCCACTCAAAATGCCCCGGCCCCACCGAAGCCATCCAATGAGCTGACCAGGGATTACATCCCCAAGGTGGGGATGACTACGTACACTATCGTGCCTCAGAAGACCCTGGAGAAACTGAGATACTTTGAGGTGGAGCTAACGTTGGAGTCCCCTCATGTGGCTCTAGAGAAGGAAGTAGATATTGGTTCACTTGAACTCAAAGACCGCACTACACAGGCTGAGCAGTTACaggtcagaacagaacagacagagctGCTGTCTACTGTACCTAGGGAAGACTCTCAGTCTCAGCAAGTCCACAGCACTACTACTAGTGAGAGCACTGTAAATGGCAACCTGATCGAGTCTATTCACTCCCCCTCAACACCGACAACAATAATTCTTGCAAGAGATGACAAGATTCCATCCCCTGCTAGTGGTGGAGACCAAGCAGGCTCAATAGCAGAGGTCAAGGAGATGAAAATTCCACCCGCAACTAAACCCAAGCCTGGCTCGTTCCGCTTGCCACAGCACAAAAGAACACCTGGGTTTTACGttacctcggctgcagtgaaaaGTTTGAGTGCCAGTCCTGACGCTGGCCAGAGGGAGGCTCCAGGCAGTctagtggcagcagcagcagggcaGGCCCTGCAGCCAGTAGGGGGCAgctttccccctcctcctcctccggtGCAGTGGGACGAGGAGACATCAGAGGGCGCTGAGATAGTTGAGGTGGAGCTGAGGCCAAAGGAGGAAGAGAGCAGATGTGTGCCCCCTCCACGGCCCAGTCCCGTCAGGGCGCCCCCATCCCCAGGACTGAGCCTGGAGAAGCTGAGGAGTTTTACTGCTCCCAAACCCTACTCTCCTACTACCCCATCCCGCTTTGCCCAAGCTGTGTCTTCGGCGGTCAAAAGGTCCCAGTCCTTATCCACTGGGTCCACCTCACCATCTCCTTGCTCGCCACCATTCTACCCAATCACAAGCAGCTTTTTAGTTAAAGATCCTAAAGGAACAGATGGGGATAAG gAGCCCGATATCCTGCCCTCGAGTCTGTCAGTGCCTGAGCCCAGGAAAGAGGAATAA